CGCGAAGATTTGAATACCGTCCTAAAAGACTACAAAATTACCAATAATCGTTACGGCCCGATCACACTTCACCACCTGCTCACACATACAGCCGGTATAGATGAAAAAATTTATAAAAGAGACAACCACGAGAGTGTAATACCGGAATTCTCGACTGAGACCGTAAATGAAACGCTTCAGATGCAGGAGACGATTTTCACGCCAGGCAGCAAATTTCAATACAGTAATGCGGGCACCGGATTGTTGGGAAGTGTAATTGAACAAGCTTCCGGTCAATCTTTGCATGACTATATGCGGGAGAATATCTTCCGCCCGCTAGGTATGGACTCCGCCGAACTGTATCTCCCAGAGGACAGAAGCAAGCTGGCTAAAAGCTATTATTACGACGGAAACGGCTATCAAACGATTCCTTATTCGGGGATTATTTTCCCAGGGAGTGGTGCCGCTAATATGACACCAGTCGACTTCGCCCCCTATATGATCGCCCATCTTTCTGGTGGCAGCTATAACGGCACATCTCTGCTCAAACCAGAAACTGTCCAGAGCATGCATGCCCAGCAATTCGCAGCCCATAAGCGCATGTACGGGATCGGCTACGGCTTTTTTAAAGGAGAGACGAAAAACGGCATTCCTACCCTATGGGCAAACGGTGGGATTGATGGCTTTATCTCGAAAATGGTGCTGATTCCCTCAGAATCAATCGGCATCTTTGTTGCGGTGAACGCCACGCATCCGGGCTTGGAGCTGCATGGCAAGGTCGTGAACGCGTTTACCGACAAGCTACTGACAGAGCAAGTCCGCAAGCCCTTAACTCCTGTTGATGGCACCATAGACGAAATGAAAAAGCTGGAAGGTCAATATCTGCTTACCCTGACGCCCGAGAATGGCTGGGGCAAAGGGCTTCGGCTGCTTAGTAGCTACCCTTACACAGTGAAGGCATTGGATGGGCAGACGATATCCGTAACTGGTTTATTCCAAAATGAAGGACAGCAATCCCTTGAGAAAAAGTTTGTGCAGGTAGACGATCATTTCTTTCAAGAGATCGACGGTGAGGAACAGCTATATTTTCACGAGGAACAAGGGAAATTTTATATGACAGGACCGATGAACTTTTCGCTCCCTCGTATCTCCATCATTGAAAGTCCGCCTGTTCTCCTGGCTCTATATGTGATTCCCGGAATCGTGTTCATCCTTCTTTCGCTCGTCTGGATCGCTCGTTTCGGGCTACGCAAATGGCGCAAACAATCGCACGCTATTTCGAAGGTCGTTCCGATTATGGCTCTGCTTCATAGCTTGTTTTTTATCATCCAATTCACCTATGCAAACGCAGAGCTTGTCTATGGCTACCCGGCCTTCTACCAATTCGTTGTCGCATCCCTGCCGATTGTTTCGTTGGCCGCCGCCGCTTATTTACTCCTGCGAATCGGAACAGCCAAGGAGCGCGATCGCTGGAAGGTAGTGAATAGCGCAGCAGCGATACTTTCCATCCTGTATACTGGCTATTTATTTTACTGGAACTTTCTTTCGATTCATTACTCATAGGACTCCGCGTTCAGGACTAATAGAAAAATGACTAGCAGCGATATCTGCTAGTCATTTCTATTTCGTTCCTCACTCATATCGCAACGCGTCAATCGGATGGAGCCTAGCTGCCTTATGAGCAGGATAGAGCCCAAAGAAAATACCAATGGCACTAGAGAACCCGAAGGCAATTGCGATACTTTCCCACGATAATAGCGGCGGCACATCGACATATTGCGAGGCAAACATGGCTGTCCCGATACCGAGCAGCACGCCAATCGTTCCACCAATCAGGCAGACGATCATCGACTCGATCAAAAACTGCAGCATAATATCTCCGTAACGCGCCCCTAACGCTTTGCGAATGCCGATTTCCCGCGTCCGCTCCGTGACGGAAACGAGCATGATGTTCATGACGCCAATCCCACCGACAAACAGCGCAATCCCGGCTGCAACACTAAAAATCGTGGTGAGCGTACCGGAAAAGGAATCCATCTCCCCTAGTGCGTTCTCGATACTATCGATTTGGTAATAGTTTTCGCGATCGTGCCTGCGGTTTAAGTACTTCTCTGTA
The window above is part of the Brevibacillus brevis NBRC 100599 genome. Proteins encoded here:
- a CDS encoding serine hydrolase domain-containing protein, yielding MTLFALRKWFAVLLVSCLMLIQPLSVVNARSPLTALSIEQVVDPVMKNEMNNLHIPGAAIVITQGDRIIFKKGYGFADVEQQIPVDPERTVFRIGSVTKSFTATAAMQLVEKGKLSLREDLNTVLKDYKITNNRYGPITLHHLLTHTAGIDEKIYKRDNHESVIPEFSTETVNETLQMQETIFTPGSKFQYSNAGTGLLGSVIEQASGQSLHDYMRENIFRPLGMDSAELYLPEDRSKLAKSYYYDGNGYQTIPYSGIIFPGSGAANMTPVDFAPYMIAHLSGGSYNGTSLLKPETVQSMHAQQFAAHKRMYGIGYGFFKGETKNGIPTLWANGGIDGFISKMVLIPSESIGIFVAVNATHPGLELHGKVVNAFTDKLLTEQVRKPLTPVDGTIDEMKKLEGQYLLTLTPENGWGKGLRLLSSYPYTVKALDGQTISVTGLFQNEGQQSLEKKFVQVDDHFFQEIDGEEQLYFHEEQGKFYMTGPMNFSLPRISIIESPPVLLALYVIPGIVFILLSLVWIARFGLRKWRKQSHAISKVVPIMALLHSLFFIIQFTYANAELVYGYPAFYQFVVASLPIVSLAAAAYLLLRIGTAKERDRWKVVNSAAAILSILYTGYLFYWNFLSIHYS